The Psychrobacillus sp. FSL K6-2836 nucleotide sequence TTCCTCTGAAGCCTTCGAAACACCGTTCGGTTGAATAATTACACCTGATTTTGCTACTATTTGTATAAATTCTTTTTCTTCTAGGTAGTGATAAGCCTTATTTACTGTATGCATATTCATCCCGAGATCGCTCGCAAATGCTCTTACAGACGGAAGCGAGTCACCTGGTTTTAACTCACCTCGTACTATCCCTTCCATAAGTTGGTGAGCAAGCTGCAAATAGATGGGGACATCAGAATTAGATTTTATTTCAATAAACATGAGGTCACCCTCCCTTTCCTGTTCTATATATAGCATAACACATTTGTTCTATATAAAGTAGAGCAAACACTAATAGATATTTAATAAAATTGATTGAAATGGAGGGGCGACTCCTACGGGAATAGCGTAACGCCTGAGACTACAGGCTCAGGCCACGCCCGTGGAAAGCGTCCCTGGAATGGAAATCAATTTTGTGCAAAGCAAAAAAACAGCATTTTCTCACAGAGAAAAATGCTGTTTTGGGGTTCTGTCCTAGCCTCAGGAATTTACTACAGAAAATATTTTTTGCCCTTTTCATAATAATTCTTCATTTCCTGAGAAGGAACCATTCCTCCCCCAGTTGCCCAAACAATATGCGTTGCATTTTGTAAGGAAACTCCTTGTTTAGCTAGATGAATTGGGCCTGTCATGCCTGCCAGTGCAGATGGTTCTAATAGAATATTCTCCGTGTCCGCCACTAAAACTAGCAGCTCATATAAGGTTTTATCATTAACTGTGAAGCTTCCACTAATGAGATGTTCTAGAGTTTTCCCTACAAATCCTGACGGTCGACCTACAGCTAGTCCGTCAGCATCCGTTTTGTTATCAAGTCCGATATCGACTACTGAAATATTTTCATGCAATCCAGTCATTAACCCCAGTAGCATGCAAGGTGAGCTCGTTGGCTCCGCAAAAAAGCAATGCACATGGTCTCCAAACAAAAGCTTTAGTCCAAATGCGACTCCTCCTGGTCCACCACCAACTCCGCACGGTAAGTACACAAACAGTGGGTGTTCGGCGTCGACATTGACTTGCATTTGTTCCAATTGAGTTTTTAACCTACTTGCTGCAACAGCATACCCGACAAATAAATCGACTGAATTTTCGTCGTCTATAAAAAAGCAAGACGAATCCTTTTCCGCTTGTTTTCTGCCTTCCATTACCGCAATGCTATAATCAAAATCGTATTCTACGACTGTTACCCCTTTTGAGCGAAGCATGTCCTTTTTCCATTGCTTTGCGTCGCTAGACATATGGACAGTTACTTGAAATCCAAACTTTGCACTAATTATCCCTATGCTAAGTCCTAGATTCCCAGTCGAGCCTACTGCAATTGAATAGTTAGAAAAAAATTGTTTGAACTTATCCATTGAGAGTCTTTCATAATCATCTGTCTCTTTCAATAAACCCTCTCGTATCGCAAGTTGCTCTGCAATTTTAAGTACCTCATAAATTCCACCACGAGCCTTTATAGATCCGGAAATTGGTAAGGCATTATCACATTTTAATAGTAATTCCCCGCCAAATTCTTTTTGAAAGAATTCCTTTAAGGCAGATTCCATCGTTGGAATTTTCACAAGCGGTGACTCAATAATACCATTTGTTGTTGCTGTCTCCGGGAAGGCAACACGTAAATAAGATGCAAAGCGATCTAAACGATCGCTTGCATCTTGCACCATCTCAGCAGTAACAGATACGTTTTTTATAGCATCTTCTGATTTTATTTTATTTTGGTTGAACCATATTATTTCTTCTTTGTTTTGCATATTTGAGATTAAAGGAAATCTAATTTCTAATTCGTGTTTATCCATCAATGTAAACCCTTTCTATTCTAGGCTCATCACATGAGTGACATCCGGTGAGCGTTCGTCAAATAAAAATCCATTTGCACGGTAAAAAGAATCTGCCTTTGCGGATTCTGTTTTAGTCGTTATTTCCTTAAAATGACCTTTGGCGTTTTCAGAAACCACCTTTAAAAGTTCACTTCCTACACCTTTTCGACGATACTCTGGTAAAGTGTAAAATCGGTATAGTCGAGCAGAGTTGTCAGATTCACTCGCGGTATTTCTAAACAAACCGCCAATTGCCACTAACTCATCTCCATCCCATGCGCCATAAATTGCTTCTCCCTGTTCACTGAAGCGATGCGTTCCGTCTTCATATTCCGATGCTAACCTTGACACGAAACGATACCCTTCTTTTTCACTTTCTTTAATTAGTTTGGATACGTTGACTGCGTTCAAATCTGAAATATTTTTCACTTCGATTGACATATACGTTCCTCCATTCTATTTTTGAAAAATGAACTCTTTGTTACTTTCTATATAGGAAGGCAAATCCCCTCTATACGTTTAATATATTTCAAGTCTCTACATAATATACA carries:
- a CDS encoding GNAT family N-acetyltransferase, translating into MSIEVKNISDLNAVNVSKLIKESEKEGYRFVSRLASEYEDGTHRFSEQGEAIYGAWDGDELVAIGGLFRNTASESDNSARLYRFYTLPEYRRKGVGSELLKVVSENAKGHFKEITTKTESAKADSFYRANGFLFDERSPDVTHVMSLE
- a CDS encoding D-serine ammonia-lyase; this encodes MDKHELEIRFPLISNMQNKEEIIWFNQNKIKSEDAIKNVSVTAEMVQDASDRLDRFASYLRVAFPETATTNGIIESPLVKIPTMESALKEFFQKEFGGELLLKCDNALPISGSIKARGGIYEVLKIAEQLAIREGLLKETDDYERLSMDKFKQFFSNYSIAVGSTGNLGLSIGIISAKFGFQVTVHMSSDAKQWKKDMLRSKGVTVVEYDFDYSIAVMEGRKQAEKDSSCFFIDDENSVDLFVGYAVAASRLKTQLEQMQVNVDAEHPLFVYLPCGVGGGPGGVAFGLKLLFGDHVHCFFAEPTSSPCMLLGLMTGLHENISVVDIGLDNKTDADGLAVGRPSGFVGKTLEHLISGSFTVNDKTLYELLVLVADTENILLEPSALAGMTGPIHLAKQGVSLQNATHIVWATGGGMVPSQEMKNYYEKGKKYFL
- a CDS encoding GntR family transcriptional regulator encodes the protein MFIEIKSNSDVPIYLQLAHQLMEGIVRGELKPGDSLPSVRAFASDLGMNMHTVNKAYHYLEEKEFIQIVAKSGVIIQPNGVSKASEEKKQKLEAQLRPFVTEGLVLKLSEEELVVMVRKLVQNIEEGNE